A genomic region of Candidatus Pseudomonas phytovorans contains the following coding sequences:
- a CDS encoding N-acetylneuraminate synthase family protein has protein sequence MTTIFLDGIALGGDRVYVIAEAGNNHNGSLALARQLVDAAIAAGADCVKFQLRNREALYRRKADGSRAEDLGVEYIQDLLDKVELSLDEHREVRAYCAEKGITYLCTPWDEPSVDALADFDVAALKIASADLSNPYLIAKAASLGKPLILSTGMSFEHEIIRAIEQLNALGTPFALLHCNSAYPAPEADIQLGYLRRLQELHGLIGYSGHERGIAITLGAVALGARLVERHITLDRNMEGPDHLASLEPTEFRQLVDGIRQLELALPWQGPGRHASQGELLNRENLGKSVIAARDIPRGAALEQGMLRIASPGQGLPPYRLPELLGKPACRDIAQGDFLFESDLLERQTEQKLAFDMPIRWGVPVRYHDFLDYRRRIEPDLFEFHLSYRDLSLKPQPFLAEVDCSRLVVHAPELFENSELLDLVADDPAYRRRSIDNLQRVVDATLQIGEFFPAADARLIVANIGGFSADAPRPLAMRPELYERFHEACRQVDFAGTELIPQNMAPFPWHFGGQRHQNIFMMPDELATQAREHGLRLCLDLSHLQMTCFHFGLDFQAALALLLPHSAHLHVADAKGTNGEGVVMGTGDIDWPATWAQIGNHPEVSFIPEVWQGHKDHGAGFWSALQFLTRLS, from the coding sequence ATGACCACAATTTTTCTCGACGGCATCGCCCTGGGTGGCGATCGCGTGTACGTCATCGCCGAAGCCGGCAACAACCACAATGGCTCGCTGGCATTGGCCAGGCAACTGGTGGATGCCGCCATTGCGGCGGGCGCCGACTGCGTCAAGTTCCAACTGCGCAACCGCGAGGCGCTGTACCGGCGCAAGGCCGACGGTTCGCGTGCCGAAGACCTCGGTGTGGAGTACATCCAGGACCTGCTGGACAAGGTTGAACTGAGCCTGGACGAGCACCGCGAGGTACGCGCCTACTGTGCTGAGAAGGGCATCACTTATCTGTGCACCCCTTGGGATGAACCTAGCGTCGATGCCCTGGCAGACTTCGATGTGGCGGCCCTGAAAATCGCCTCGGCGGACTTGAGCAACCCCTACCTGATCGCCAAGGCCGCCAGCCTGGGCAAGCCGCTGATCCTGTCCACCGGCATGTCGTTCGAGCACGAAATCATCCGTGCCATCGAACAGCTCAACGCGCTGGGCACACCCTTCGCGCTGCTGCACTGCAACAGCGCCTACCCGGCACCGGAAGCGGATATTCAGCTTGGCTACCTGCGCCGGCTGCAGGAACTGCATGGCCTGATCGGCTATTCCGGCCATGAGCGCGGTATCGCCATCACCCTTGGCGCTGTGGCCTTGGGCGCCCGCCTGGTGGAGCGCCACATCACGCTGGATCGCAACATGGAAGGCCCGGATCACCTAGCCAGCCTGGAGCCCACCGAATTCCGCCAACTGGTGGACGGTATCCGCCAACTGGAGCTGGCACTGCCTTGGCAAGGGCCTGGTCGTCATGCCAGCCAGGGTGAATTGCTGAACCGCGAGAACCTCGGCAAGAGCGTGATCGCTGCCCGCGACATCCCCCGTGGCGCGGCACTGGAACAGGGCATGCTGCGCATCGCCAGCCCCGGCCAGGGCTTGCCGCCATACCGGCTGCCGGAACTGCTGGGCAAGCCTGCCTGTCGCGACATCGCCCAGGGCGACTTCCTTTTCGAGAGCGACTTGCTGGAACGGCAAACCGAGCAGAAGCTGGCGTTCGACATGCCGATTCGCTGGGGTGTGCCGGTGCGCTACCACGATTTTCTCGACTACCGTCGGCGCATCGAGCCGGACCTGTTCGAGTTCCACCTGTCGTACCGTGACCTCAGCCTGAAGCCGCAGCCCTTCCTGGCCGAGGTGGATTGCTCGCGCTTGGTGGTACACGCCCCGGAGCTGTTCGAGAACAGCGAGCTGCTGGACCTGGTTGCGGACGATCCCGCCTACCGTCGACGCTCCATCGACAACTTGCAGCGCGTGGTCGATGCCACCCTGCAGATCGGCGAGTTCTTCCCGGCGGCCGATGCTCGGCTGATCGTTGCCAACATCGGCGGTTTCTCCGCCGACGCGCCACGCCCGCTGGCCATGCGGCCCGAACTCTACGAGCGTTTCCATGAAGCCTGCCGTCAGGTGGACTTCGCCGGTACCGAGCTGATCCCGCAGAACATGGCACCGTTCCCGTGGCACTTCGGCGGCCAGCGGCACCAGAACATCTTCATGATGCCCGACGAACTGGCGACCCAGGCACGCGAGCATGGCCTGCGCTTGTGCCTCGACCTGTCGCACTTGCAGATGACCTGCTTCCACTTCGGCCTTGATTTCCAGGCTGCCCTGGCGCTGCTGCTGCCGCACTCGGCGCACCTGCACGTGGCTGATGCCAAGGGTACCAATGGCGAAGGCGTAGTGATGGGCACCGGCGACATCGATTGGCCGGCCACCTGGGCACAGATTGGCAATCATCCCGAGGTCAGCTTCATTCCTGAAGTCTGGCAAGGGCACAAGGATCATGGTGCCGGCTTCTGGTCGGCGCTGCAGTTTTTGACGCGGCTCTCCTGA
- a CDS encoding NAD(P)-dependent oxidoreductase, with protein MPSFSLHSPVIRSALHAIPSTVGLHSALAGQHVLLTGGTGFFGSWLLVLFQHLNQQGAGVTVTVLSRNPSRFLDARPCYRDCAWLHWVGGDVRDLPPIPGQPVNLIIHAATDTSSAAHGNPLEIFDTIVGGARRVLDLAVRERARVLFTGSGAQYGALHGGAGQHAGVAEGFAGACISNSAGSAYAEGKRAQETLGAIYAQTHGIDVIMARCFAFSGPGLPLDGHFAIGNFVRDALFADQIVIRSCGTAVRSYLHGADLAAWLLVLLARGKSGEAYNVGSDQAISIADLARRVVSRVADGKQVRIMGRAEGSERSFYVPDIGHARELGLDVWTTLDQSIDSMAAWAKSLG; from the coding sequence ATGCCTAGTTTCTCCTTGCATTCCCCTGTCATCAGAAGCGCGCTGCATGCCATTCCCTCCACAGTGGGATTACACAGCGCGCTGGCAGGGCAGCATGTGCTGTTGACCGGCGGCACGGGTTTTTTCGGTTCATGGTTGCTGGTGTTGTTTCAACACCTTAACCAGCAAGGTGCTGGGGTGACGGTCACTGTTCTGTCACGCAATCCTTCCCGTTTTCTGGATGCACGGCCTTGCTACCGTGATTGCGCGTGGCTGCATTGGGTCGGTGGGGATGTGCGTGATCTACCGCCCATTCCGGGGCAGCCTGTGAATCTGATCATTCATGCGGCAACCGATACGTCCTCGGCTGCCCATGGCAACCCGTTGGAAATCTTCGACACCATTGTTGGCGGTGCGCGGCGGGTGCTTGACCTGGCGGTGCGTGAGCGTGCACGCGTGCTATTCACAGGCTCAGGGGCGCAGTACGGTGCTTTACATGGTGGGGCTGGGCAGCATGCCGGCGTTGCAGAAGGCTTCGCCGGCGCCTGTATCAGCAACAGCGCTGGGAGTGCTTATGCAGAAGGTAAGCGAGCGCAGGAAACCTTGGGCGCGATTTATGCACAGACGCACGGCATTGACGTAATCATGGCGCGCTGTTTTGCCTTTTCGGGGCCAGGTCTGCCGCTCGATGGCCATTTCGCCATTGGCAACTTTGTTCGTGACGCCCTGTTTGCGGATCAGATCGTAATCCGTTCTTGCGGGACGGCGGTCCGTAGCTATTTGCACGGTGCAGACCTGGCCGCATGGCTGCTGGTGTTGCTGGCAAGAGGCAAATCCGGTGAGGCCTACAACGTTGGCTCCGATCAGGCGATCAGTATTGCCGATCTGGCGCGTAGGGTTGTTTCGCGAGTGGCTGATGGAAAACAGGTGCGGATCATGGGTCGCGCCGAGGGTTCGGAGCGCTCCTTTTATGTCCCGGACATTGGTCATGCCCGCGAGTTGGGGCTGGACGTGTGGACCACGCTGGACCAGTCGATCGACAGCATGGCGGCCTGGGCGAAATCCCTGGGTTAA
- a CDS encoding thiamine pyrophosphate-binding protein: MANTIRVADYIMERLARLGVGQVYFLPGGGAMHLNDALGRHPELEPVLCLHEQAAAIAAEAAGKLTGGPAACMTTCGPGATNTVTAVLGAWLDSTPVFFVSGQVKSADLKAGTGLRMLGVQEADIVSIVEPITKAAFTLTDPEAVAEVFDQLEHAALSGRRGPVWLDVPLDVQAARINPATLRRAPLPVPTEQPDIRAAVEQTVSLLRQAKRPGIIAGSGIRMAGAVDAFNQLIEAAGVPVMPTWLAMDIIEDEHPLYGGRPGSIAPRWANFALQNCDLLIVLGSRLDMALTAYNHAHFAPYATKVVVDIDPAEIAKLQMPIEVSVVSDVKPFIEALAAQVSREHLPSYADWLARIAKWREQYPLLQSEHADDSQGVSMYYFTDQLSSLLNEGDVIAPGSSGFASELFLLNLRLKKGQRCFHNRGTGSMGFGIPSAIGACLASGRQPTVCVEGDGGLQLNIQELATLAAQKLPVKCFVINNQGYASIRASQSAHFKLLVGADASSGLELPDLAQLSSAYGVGYARIESHANLQANLQAVLERDGPVICEVLVQIEEPRVPRVMTRMDENGKPVTGALEDLYPFLSREELAQQMAVSLDPQG, encoded by the coding sequence ATGGCAAATACGATTCGCGTCGCCGATTACATCATGGAGCGTTTGGCTCGCCTGGGGGTTGGGCAGGTGTACTTCCTGCCTGGTGGCGGAGCCATGCACCTGAATGACGCTCTGGGGCGCCATCCCGAGCTGGAGCCGGTGCTGTGCCTGCATGAGCAAGCGGCGGCCATTGCCGCCGAAGCAGCCGGCAAGCTCACCGGTGGGCCGGCGGCATGCATGACGACCTGTGGCCCTGGCGCGACCAATACGGTTACCGCAGTGCTGGGTGCCTGGCTGGACTCAACGCCGGTGTTCTTCGTTTCTGGCCAGGTCAAGAGTGCCGATCTCAAAGCCGGCACAGGCCTGCGCATGCTGGGCGTGCAGGAAGCCGACATCGTGTCGATCGTCGAGCCAATCACCAAGGCGGCGTTCACCCTGACCGACCCCGAGGCGGTAGCCGAAGTCTTCGACCAGCTCGAACATGCCGCGCTCAGCGGGCGTCGTGGCCCGGTATGGCTGGATGTACCTCTGGACGTACAGGCTGCCCGGATCAATCCCGCCACCTTGCGCCGGGCACCGCTGCCCGTGCCTACAGAGCAGCCGGACATACGTGCGGCGGTAGAGCAGACCGTGAGTTTGCTGCGCCAGGCCAAACGTCCAGGCATCATCGCCGGCAGTGGCATTCGCATGGCGGGTGCGGTGGATGCTTTCAACCAATTGATCGAAGCCGCAGGTGTACCGGTCATGCCGACCTGGCTGGCCATGGACATTATCGAGGATGAGCATCCTCTCTACGGTGGTCGTCCTGGCTCCATAGCACCGCGCTGGGCCAACTTTGCCCTGCAGAACTGCGACCTGCTGATCGTCCTTGGCTCACGGCTGGACATGGCGCTGACCGCATACAACCATGCTCACTTCGCGCCATACGCGACGAAAGTCGTCGTGGATATCGATCCGGCAGAAATCGCCAAGTTGCAGATGCCGATCGAAGTATCTGTCGTCTCGGATGTGAAGCCGTTCATCGAAGCGTTGGCCGCCCAGGTTTCCCGTGAGCACCTGCCGTCCTACGCTGACTGGCTGGCGCGCATTGCGAAATGGCGCGAGCAATACCCGCTGCTGCAGAGCGAACACGCCGACGACAGCCAGGGCGTGAGCATGTACTACTTCACTGACCAGCTGTCCTCGCTGCTCAATGAAGGCGACGTGATCGCGCCGGGCAGCTCTGGGTTTGCCTCCGAGTTGTTCCTGCTCAATCTGCGCCTGAAGAAGGGCCAGCGTTGCTTCCACAACCGTGGTACTGGGTCGATGGGCTTTGGCATTCCGTCGGCCATCGGCGCGTGTCTGGCCTCTGGCCGCCAGCCGACCGTGTGTGTTGAAGGTGATGGCGGTTTGCAACTGAACATCCAGGAGCTGGCGACCCTGGCGGCGCAGAAATTGCCGGTCAAATGTTTCGTCATCAACAACCAGGGATATGCCTCGATTCGTGCGTCGCAGAGTGCACATTTCAAACTGCTGGTGGGGGCCGATGCCAGCAGCGGCCTAGAGCTGCCGGACCTGGCACAGCTGTCCAGTGCGTATGGTGTGGGATATGCGCGGATCGAGTCGCATGCCAATCTGCAGGCCAACCTGCAGGCTGTGCTGGAGCGCGATGGCCCAGTGATCTGCGAGGTTCTGGTGCAGATCGAGGAACCGCGTGTTCCACGGGTGATGACGCGAATGGACGAGAACGGCAAGCCGGTAACCGGTGCTCTTGAAGACTTGTATCCGTTCCTCAGCCGCGAAGAGCTTGCACAGCAGATGGCTGTTTCGTTGGACCCTCAGGGATGA
- a CDS encoding macrocin O-methyltransferase translates to MKVWLKRRLTSLCYGYLRSQHDWAHEKSPRVRHARVLPMASHAPWVNDAAFLKVYETVRHATLVDIMRLYELWTLAHQLDHVEGDFLEVGVWRGGSGCLLAMAGQREGRSVFLADTFSGVVKAGAHDTSYSGGEHADTGVDLVLEMAKRCQVADNVRVLVGMFPESNAEQVSDRLALLHIDVDVYESARDVLLWAAPRLVRGAVVVFDDYGFFGCEGVTRMVNEFVAQNSGYRFLHNLNGHAVLIKVADHGE, encoded by the coding sequence ATGAAGGTGTGGCTCAAGCGTCGCTTGACCAGCTTGTGCTATGGCTACCTGCGTAGCCAGCACGACTGGGCGCATGAAAAATCGCCCAGAGTGCGCCATGCCCGCGTGCTGCCCATGGCCAGCCACGCGCCGTGGGTCAATGACGCCGCGTTTCTGAAGGTTTACGAGACCGTGCGTCACGCCACGCTGGTCGACATCATGCGGCTGTACGAGCTGTGGACGCTGGCGCACCAGCTTGACCACGTTGAGGGAGATTTTCTCGAGGTTGGCGTATGGCGCGGTGGCTCGGGGTGTTTGCTGGCAATGGCCGGTCAGCGCGAGGGGCGTAGTGTCTTTTTGGCGGACACTTTCAGTGGCGTAGTCAAGGCCGGGGCACATGACACGAGCTACAGCGGCGGTGAGCATGCTGATACCGGTGTCGACCTGGTCCTGGAAATGGCCAAGCGTTGCCAGGTGGCAGATAACGTACGCGTACTGGTCGGCATGTTCCCGGAGAGCAACGCGGAACAGGTCAGTGACCGGCTGGCGTTGCTGCATATTGACGTTGACGTCTATGAGTCTGCTCGCGATGTACTGCTTTGGGCTGCGCCCAGGCTTGTGCGCGGGGCTGTGGTGGTTTTCGATGATTACGGGTTCTTTGGCTGTGAAGGGGTAACGCGCATGGTCAACGAGTTCGTAGCGCAGAACAGTGGATACCGCTTCCTTCATAACCTCAACGGGCATGCCGTCCTGATCAAGGTAGCCGATCATGGCGAATGA
- a CDS encoding FkbM family methyltransferase: MMNAGLSSLGANFSAMQKGRIYSFALPAGECVPVCWSDALLRDAQDSIVIRHPSRMEALSRLDNYPNIKRLLDSNSGLADLAALKRRVLGRLSEGFHIFGAFKVGLRLALHAQSLGVEVKGFLDNDRSKEGGSLEGLSIAHPSSLSLENAVVVVASGRHGNAISRQLSQVPGIRLVNMHEFLYALDGAGPGLGCERFSSFVEAPLRDPWRFISAFLCLDDEPSRKVFDALIGMRIRLSIACAEEAKSPWDEEYFDKAYVQPEQAARFVDAGAAAGDTLHRLEKHIGPVEQAWLFEPELPAYYEALKSVSDRPNVWLFNMGLDEKPSRAIYQPELSYDIAGELSSEVPASITSFIQGVPLDDVVPGRVGLFKLDIEGMEAAALRGAGMIIKRDKPTLAVCAYHRSDDYWRLMDQVQSIRGDYKVGMRLYADILEDITLYFY, encoded by the coding sequence ATGATGAATGCTGGCTTGTCCTCGCTCGGCGCCAATTTTTCAGCGATGCAAAAAGGTCGCATCTATTCATTTGCACTTCCGGCTGGCGAGTGTGTGCCGGTTTGTTGGTCGGATGCGCTTCTACGTGACGCTCAAGATTCCATCGTGATAAGGCACCCGTCCCGGATGGAGGCTTTATCACGGCTGGATAATTACCCCAATATCAAGCGCTTGTTGGACTCGAACAGTGGCCTGGCCGATTTGGCGGCGTTGAAGAGGCGGGTGCTCGGCAGGTTGAGTGAGGGGTTTCATATCTTTGGGGCCTTCAAGGTCGGTTTACGGTTGGCGCTTCACGCGCAATCGCTAGGCGTTGAGGTCAAAGGTTTTCTCGACAATGACCGCTCCAAGGAGGGTGGTTCATTGGAAGGGCTGTCGATCGCTCATCCTTCCAGCCTCTCTCTTGAGAACGCGGTCGTCGTCGTCGCGAGTGGCAGGCATGGCAACGCCATTTCCAGGCAATTGAGTCAGGTGCCGGGGATTCGCCTGGTCAACATGCATGAGTTTCTATACGCACTTGATGGCGCCGGGCCTGGTCTGGGTTGCGAGAGGTTTTCAAGTTTCGTAGAGGCGCCATTGCGTGACCCTTGGCGTTTCATCTCTGCGTTCTTGTGCCTGGATGATGAGCCATCACGCAAGGTTTTTGATGCGTTGATCGGCATGAGGATTCGTCTCTCAATTGCGTGTGCCGAGGAGGCCAAATCGCCTTGGGATGAAGAGTACTTCGACAAGGCATATGTCCAGCCTGAACAAGCAGCGCGCTTTGTGGACGCCGGCGCGGCAGCGGGTGACACCCTGCATCGCCTGGAGAAACACATTGGCCCGGTCGAGCAGGCCTGGCTGTTTGAGCCCGAACTGCCTGCTTATTATGAAGCGCTCAAGAGTGTCTCCGATCGGCCCAATGTCTGGCTGTTCAACATGGGGCTAGACGAAAAACCCAGCCGGGCCATCTATCAGCCTGAACTGTCGTATGACATTGCTGGGGAGTTGAGCAGTGAGGTGCCCGCGAGCATTACTTCGTTTATTCAAGGCGTACCTCTGGATGACGTGGTACCGGGCAGGGTCGGCCTGTTCAAGCTCGACATCGAGGGCATGGAAGCCGCAGCCTTGCGTGGCGCAGGCATGATTATCAAGCGCGACAAGCCCACGTTGGCGGTATGCGCTTATCACCGATCCGACGATTATTGGCGCTTGATGGATCAAGTGCAGTCCATCCGCGGCGATTACAAGGTAGGCATGCGTTTGTACGCGGATATTCTGGAAGACATCACTCTGTATTTCTATTGA
- a CDS encoding FkbM family methyltransferase, which yields MANEFGFDQLLVYGARLAGRRVRDYIVARGQRVDAFLDRDESLHEVDGLPVFSAHDWAANHDPAKACVLIGLFNAHVDTKTIFDDLETLGFGRIVSLVEFVRLYPEDQPFRYWLVAPSFYEQHAVRIAALRVALADEASKQLLDAIVEYRTLGDPRCLPSVAEQQYFPADLPCLPEPLRFIDCGAYIGDTVQALLAAGFRFTSLATFEPDLDNYRHLTAQLGQVPGAIHFPCGVSDSSRLSGYDPTLGAGGHLVESGGIPVCCVRLDDALPGFAPNFIKMDIEGEEPAALRGAEGLLRRARPHLAISIYHRAEHLWEIAEQLQSYGLGYRFYLRCHSPSTFDAVLYAVPEMP from the coding sequence ATGGCGAATGAGTTCGGCTTCGACCAACTGTTGGTCTATGGGGCCAGGCTTGCCGGGCGGCGTGTAAGGGATTACATCGTTGCCCGAGGGCAGCGCGTGGATGCTTTTCTCGACCGCGATGAGAGTTTGCACGAAGTGGACGGCTTGCCGGTCTTCAGTGCACACGACTGGGCTGCAAACCATGACCCCGCTAAAGCCTGTGTGTTGATCGGTTTGTTCAACGCCCATGTGGATACCAAGACCATTTTCGATGATCTGGAAACGCTGGGGTTTGGTCGCATAGTCAGCTTGGTCGAGTTCGTACGCCTTTATCCAGAAGACCAGCCGTTTCGTTATTGGTTGGTTGCCCCCAGCTTTTACGAACAGCATGCAGTGCGTATCGCAGCGTTGCGGGTTGCCTTGGCGGACGAAGCGAGCAAGCAGTTGTTGGACGCGATAGTGGAGTACCGCACTTTGGGTGATCCACGCTGCCTTCCATCGGTGGCTGAGCAGCAGTATTTTCCGGCGGACCTGCCGTGTTTGCCTGAACCGCTGCGGTTCATCGATTGCGGTGCATACATTGGCGACACTGTTCAGGCGTTGCTGGCTGCGGGCTTTCGTTTCACCAGCTTGGCGACATTCGAGCCGGACCTGGATAACTATCGTCATCTGACGGCGCAGCTTGGCCAGGTCCCGGGCGCAATCCATTTTCCCTGTGGCGTGTCAGACAGCAGCCGTTTGAGTGGGTATGACCCAACCCTGGGGGCGGGTGGGCATCTTGTCGAGTCCGGCGGGATTCCTGTGTGCTGTGTGCGCCTGGATGATGCCTTGCCCGGATTCGCGCCGAACTTCATCAAGATGGATATTGAAGGCGAAGAGCCGGCGGCCTTGCGCGGTGCAGAAGGCCTGTTGCGCCGCGCAAGGCCGCACCTGGCCATCAGCATCTATCACCGTGCGGAACACCTCTGGGAAATTGCCGAGCAGTTGCAAAGTTATGGCTTGGGCTACCGCTTTTATCTGCGCTGTCACTCGCCCAGTACCTTTGATGCAGTGCTCTACGCCGTGCCTGAGATGCCGTGA